In Coffea arabica cultivar ET-39 chromosome 9e, Coffea Arabica ET-39 HiFi, whole genome shotgun sequence, the genomic window GGTTCAACTTCAAATTATACTTCCTCAATCTTTCAAACAGCTTCTttaaatcaaccaaatggttCTCAACCTTCTTGAATTTaattatgatatcatccacatagacctccatctctttgtgaatcatgtcatgaaacaaggtagtcatggtcctctgataagTGGCTCCAGCGTTCTTCAACCCGAAAGGCATCACTCTATAACAAAATGTTCCCCATGGAGTGATAAAAGAGGTTTTCTCTCTGTCTTCTTCTGCCATTAAAATTTGATGATACCCAGCAAAACAATCACCAAAAGATTCAATTTCGTGTCCGGCAGTATTGTCCAAAAGAATATGAATGTTTGGCAAAGGAAAATCGTCTTTCGGACTAGCCTTATTCAGATCTCTGTAATCAACACATACTCGCACCTCCCCAGATTTCTTAGGCACTGGCACAGGATTCGAAAGCCAGATGGGATAATGAGACACCATGATTATCTTAGCATTGAGCTGTTTCACAATTTGTTCCTTTATTTTGAGACTcatttctggtttgaatttaCGTGGCTTCTGCTTTACAGGTAAAAAATTTGGATCGGTTGGCAACCTGTGAACCACTATGTCTGTAGAGATCCCTGGCATATCATCGTATGACCATGCGAACACATCTTgaaaaaacattaaaaattcAATCATTTCCTCCTTTTGTTTCCTATTCAAATGAATGCTGACTTTAACTTCTTTAACCTCCGTCTTAGTGCCAATATTGATGATTTCTGTTTCTTCTAAGTTGGGTTTGGGTTTCTCTTCATACTGTTTTAAATTCCTTGAAATAGACTCAAATTCTTCCTCAGTATCGCTCTCGCTTTGAATTTCAGATTGCATGATTTCAAGTTCATGAGAGATATCGAGATTGCAACCATCGAATTCCAAAATGGTgacatccaaagggtcaaagGATTTTATTTGTGGCCATCTGAAAATAGAATAGAACATAAGTAATAAACAAATAGCAAATACTGGagaaatctttcatttcattaaATTCAAAATGCATCGAGACTTCACAAAAAGATAAATATACAGACATGATTGCTATTTAAAGACATATTTAACCCAaacctttattttcatttcagCAATTTTCTTGAACAAAGCAAGTTATATTAACTGAAACAAGAATAAAGGTTTAAAAGATGAAAGCAATTTGTTTTAACAAAAGATCCAGACTACTGTCCTATCTGGATGTGATCTAGACAAAAGACAATCCCCTTaaatttaccgaaattcccttcgagaggaaAGATAATCAGCAGTCcaattttgaatagctccttcgGTAATTGGCAAAAATTCTGCATTCTCCGATGGCTCCTCCTCACAAGTGGCCCCGACAAATAATTGAGACAGGTCCAGTTCAATCTCTTCCACGGGATTCTTCATTTCTGGCATAATCACCTCTGATGGACGAGGAAAAGTGTGATATAGCGGTGGGATATTTAAAGCAATTTGCTTGCCCTTCTTTTCAGCTTGTTTTCGAGCTTGTATTTCCCTTCTGTCCTTAGCAGTCGGATGAAATCCCAGTCCAAATGTATCCTTTTGCGTAGGGATCTCTATCGGCTCCAAAATTCCTTGCAATTCTCGCCCAAGACCTCTTCCTATTTCATATCCACCTCGGATCATCTCTCTCGCCATCATCTCTCTCGCCATCATAATACTGGCCTCTGGCAAATCTGATTGAGTCAACGACTTATCCCCGGATGCCCATCCCACAGAGACGATGTCAGCAACATGATGAGACGAAATTGGAgtcctttttctgttttcatcaTTGAATTTTGCATCAACGATCATGGTGCAGTCATCCTCAGCAAACACAGTAATGAGCTgatcattcacaataaacctcAACATTTGATGCAAAGAAGATGGCACTGAATTGGAAGTATGTATCCAAGGTCTTCCAAGCAAAATATTGTAAACGCTGGAAAAGTCCATCACTTGGCAagtaacttggaattgagcgggGCCTATCTCCAATACCAGATCTGCTTCACCCATAGATTCCCTCCTTGAACCATCAAATCCTTGAACCACAGTTGCAGATGGACGAAGTTTAATATCAAGAAATCCAAGCTTAGTGAGAGTGTTCCATGGACAGATATTCAACGCAGATCCATTATCCACTAAAACCCTCGGCAACAGCTTTCCATTGCAACGGACTGATATATACAAAGCTCTGTTATGCCCGATCCCTTCTGCAGTCAGATCATCATCAGAGAAGGCAATATGATTAGCAGCACGTACATTCCCCACAATGTTAGAAAATTTATCCACTGGAATATCTTTAGGGACTTGGGCTTCGTTCAGAATTTTGAGCAATGCTTCTCTGTGCAACTCGGAAGtcaagagaagattcagaaaagaaATCTGAGCAGGCATCCTATCCAACTGCTCCACTATTTTGTATTCACTTCTCTTCAGCATCTTCAGAAAATCTACAGCTTCATTTTCAGACACACGAGGCTTGGGTGTCGGAGATTTAATCTTGGCCCTGGATTGAACATCAATATCGGAGTTTCCCACAATTTTTCCAGACTTAGTAGTAGTAGATATATCTTCCTTCAAGCAATCTTTACTCCCAATTAACAGACAGGGTTCCTCGTAGTTCCATGGTACCTCTTGCAAATTATTAACAGGCATTTGTTCTGGAAATTCTAGAATGACCGGCTCTGATATATTCCATTCAAAAGATGGTAGATCCAGGATAAAAGGAGCTTTAGAATTGTTGATCTCGGAAGGCCCTCCTTCTACTATAAATGGCTCCATTTTTTCAAACACAAAAGATTTCAACTTTTTCTCGACATTATCCTTAGTCATGGATTCTTCAACAGACGATAGTTTTCTCATTCTCGCATGGTCAGCCTCCATCACGCCAAACACTTCAGTTTCATCTAAAATGTACTGAGTGGGATCGACATAATCTTTATCAGCAGCAATAACTCCCACAGTGTTCCCATGCTCCGGTAAAGAATTCTTACTAACATTCGGTCCCTGCTCTCCCTTTCTTCTGAGAAAGATGTCTCCAAAGTCAATCATGTCCTgaatcttatgttttaaaacccAACAATTGCCAGTGTTATGACCTGAACttccagaatgataagcacatATTGCATGCGGATCATAACCGGCAGGAGGACCTCTGGGATAGATTTTGGGAGGAACAGTGCCAATTTTCCCAGCTGCTCTTAATTGCTCATACAACTGATCAATAGGTCGGCCCAAATTGGTGAAGGTTCGAAATTGCTTCTGAGTTTGAATTCCACTGGTTTGCAAATGATTTTGAGAAGGGTTATTGTTTTGTAGGGTTGGTCTGGAATGGTAAATGGGACGAGAGTGATTTTGAAAGACAGGTTGTTGAGTTGGAGGTAAGGGCGAGGTATTCAAATGATTTGGTCGGGAATGATGGAATTGGGTAGTAGTGTGGTAGACTGGTTGAGGATTGGTGTAATACGGGTAAGGGAAAGAATAGGTGGGATGGTTTCGGGGTCTGAAAGACGGGCCTTGATCCCATATAAAAGCAGTAtcaccttctttcttcttgaattgGGGCCTTTTCCCAttgttgttttgattttgtagaGCATCCAATTGCAACTTTAatgcagacacattaacaatctttcctgcTTTGACAAATTCATCATACTCCTCCAACTTGTTAATGATAGCAGCAAATGAACTTCCAGTCATGCGGAAGATCTCTTCAAAATAAGGTGGATCGTGGGCCTTGATGAAAGTGCGAACAATCTCCTCCTCAGTCATAGGAGGCTCCACTTTGGCAGCTAACTTTCTCCACCGTTTTGCGTAGGTCTTGTGATCTTCCGACGGCTTTCTTTTCGTACCCTCCAGTGTGGTTCGTGTTGGTGCTAACTCACAGTTAAATTCATACTGCTTCACAAAAGCTGTTGACAGATCCAACCAGGTTTTGACTTCTCCAGACttcaaatttgaataccaaTCTAGAGCACCTCCCTCCAAACTTTCCGGAAATAGATGCATAGGCAAATTCTCATCATCCACAGGTTTAcctaacttgttggcaaacatcTTGAGGTGCGTCTTAGGATTTCTAGTTCCATCATACTTGCtgaatttaggggttttgaatcCCACCGGTAGCTGAATATCTGGGAAAAGACACAATTCATCGTAGTCCCAACCACCATGCCTGCTTAACCCTTGATTCTTT contains:
- the LOC113709898 gene encoding uncharacterized protein, translated to MEEQPTPVDKDLLRRLDRFDDFMKKNQGLSRHGGWDYDELCLFPDIQLPVGFKTPKFSKYDGTRNPKTHLKMFANKLGKPVDDENLPMHLFPESLEGGALDWYSNLKSGEVKTWLDLSTAFVKQYEFNCELAPTRTTLEGTKRKPSEDHKTYAKRWRKLAAKVEPPMTEEEIVRTFIKAHDPPYFEEIFRMTGSSFAAIINKLEEYDEFVKAGKIVNVSALKLQLDALQNQNNNGKRPQFKKKEGDTAFIWDQGPSFRPRNHPTYSFPYPYYTNPQPVYHTTTQFHHSRPNHLNTSPLPPTQQPVFQNHSRPIYHSRPTLQNNNPSQNHLQTSGIQTQKQFRTFTNLGRPIDQLYEQLRAAGKIGTVPPKIYPRGPPAGYDPHAICAYHSGSSGHNTGNCWVLKHKIQDMIDFGDIFLRRKGEQGPNVSKNSLPEHGNTVGVIAADKDYVDPTQYILDETEVFGVMEADHARMRKLSSVEESMTKDNVEKKLKSFVFEKMEPFIVEGGPSEINNSKAPFILDLPSFEWNISEPVILEFPEQMPVNNLQEVPWNYEEPCLLIGSKDCLKEDISTTTKSGKIVGNSDIDVQSRAKIKSPTPKPRVSENEAVDFLKMLKRSEYKIVEQLDRMPAQISFLNLLLTSELHREALLKILNEAQVPKDIPVDKFSNIVGNVRAANHIAFSDDDLTAEGIGHNRALYISVRCNGKLLPRVLVDNGSALNICPWNTLTKLGFLDIKLRPSATVVQGFDGSRRESMGEADLVLEIGPAQFQVTCQVMDFSSVYNILLGRPWIHTSNSVPSSLHQMLRFIVNDQLITVFAEDDCTMIVDAKFNDENRKRTPISSHHVADIVSVGWASGDKSLTQSDLPEASIMMAREMMAREMIRGGYEIGRGLGRELQGILEPIEIPTQKDTFGLGFHPTAKDRREIQARKQAEKKGKQIALNIPPLYHTFPRPSEVIMPEMKNPVEEIELDLSQLFVGATCEEEPSENAEFLPITEGAIQNWTADYLSSRREFRWPQIKSFDPLDVTILEFDGCNLDISHELEIMQSEIQSESDTEEEFESISRNLKQYEEKPKPNLEETEIINIGTKTEVKEVKVSIHLNRKQKEEMIEFLMFFQDVFAWSYDDMPGISTDIVVHRLPTDPNFLPVKQKPRKFKPEMSLKIKEQIVKQLNAKIIMVSHYPIWLSNPVPVPKKSGEVRVENHLVDLKKLFERLRKYNLKLNPTKCAFGAPAGKLLGLIVSKKGIEIDPAKIKAIRDMPIPKSHKDVKSFLGKINFIGRFIAQLTSTCEPLFKLLKKNAPMDWNENCQ